One window of the Trifolium pratense cultivar HEN17-A07 linkage group LG2, ARS_RC_1.1, whole genome shotgun sequence genome contains the following:
- the LOC123905163 gene encoding uncharacterized protein LOC123905163 — translation MVCSSRVALFSNFVFIPLTSSCVSADEDHNRLFISDCNHHRIIVCDDNGKIMNCIGSSPRFEDGDFESAKLRRPAGSYYHSTDDCLYFLDSEVVIFAVLYCKLKKIPNSNDDNQEKYAARILDFLSSKRSGKKERDSWNAFTSIINWYFATFCSLISRVLAGTFVLKLIFLVLEFQCQFSCLHKNFNIL, via the exons ATGGTTTGCAGTTCTAGAGTTGCacttttttctaattttgttttcatCCCACTCACTAGCA GTTGTGTCTCTGCAGATGAAGATCATAATCGTCTCTTCATTTCTGATTGCAATCATCATAGGATTATTGTATGTGATGACAATGGGAAGATTATGAACTGT ATTGGCTCTTCCCCAAGATTTGAGGATGGTGATTTTGAATCTGCTAAATTAAGGCGTCCAGCTGGTTCTTATTACCATTCTACTGATGATTGCTTATACTTTTTGGATTCAGAG GTTGTTATTTTTGCTGTACTGTATtgtaaacttaaaaaaattccAAACTCAAATGATGACAACCAGGAGAAATATGCAGCAAGGATTCTTGATTTTTTGAGCTCTAAGAGATCTGGTAAAAAAGAGAGAGATTCATGGAATGCATTTACCAGTATAATCAATTGGTATTTTGCAACTTTTTGCTCCCTTATTTCAAGAGTACTAGCTGGAACATTcgttttaaaattgatttttttggttttggaatTTCAGTGCCAATTTAGTTGTTTGCATAAGAACTTCAATATCTTGTGA
- the LOC123909388 gene encoding 39S ribosomal protein L47, mitochondrial-like: MFLARAFGRTFFAAAARSKHYSATAGATRNPLQEFFEGDRDLDNEKPVVYGRSWKASELRLKSWDDLQKLWYVLLKEKNMLMTQRQMLHAQNLRFPNPERLPKVRKSMCRIKHVLTERAIDEPDPRRSAEMKKMINTL, translated from the exons ATGTTTTTGGCAAGAGCATTTGGACGAACATTCTTTGCTGCTGCTGCCAGATCAAAACATTATTCCGCTACAGCTGGTGCTACTAGAAACCCTCTTCAGGAGTTCTTTGAGGGTGATAGGGACCTTGATAATGAGAAACCAGTTGTCTATG GTCGGAGTTGGAAGGCTTCTGAATTGCGTCTGAAATCTTGGGATGACCTTCAAAAGTTGTGGTACGTGTTGTTAAAGGAAAAGAACATGTTGATGACTCAACGTCAAATGCTTCATGCTCAGAACTTGCGTTTTCCTAACCCAGAGCGCTTACCGAAG GTGAGAAAGTCAATGTGCCGCATCAAGCACGTGCTTACTGAGAGAGCAATTGATGAACCAGATCCTAGGAGGTCTGCGGAGATGaagaaaatgataaatactCTTTGA